attcttcaccaaggggcggccctgcacccctcggcgttaatcggctggaccctgtcaaacagccgatcaaatgatgtagccacggctcccagcaccAGTAATACATAAATAGGATTATGCACCACAAActagtggaatttatcccaggaatgcaaggttgattcaacatatgaaatcaACCAAAGTTgacatcatattaatagaataaaaactaaacccacatgatcatctctctacatacagaaaaattgtttgacaaaatccaacatccctTCGTAATATAAACATGCAACAAACTAGTAatggaacttcctcaatctgataagctaaaaacacagcaaaaaagaaaaagaaaaagtaggtaaaatggacttcatgaaaattaaaaagttctgtgAATCAAAGGAtgctatcaagaaagtgaaacgacaacccacagaatgggaaaaatatttgcaaatcatgtgtctGAGAAGGGTctagcatccagaatatataaagaactcttacaattaaacaacaaaatgaaaaatactaataaaaaatgggcaaaggatttgaagagacatttctccgaagaacATATACAAACGGCTAATAAGCTATGAGAAGGTCCTCGACGTCACCAGTGATCACGGAACTGCACATCAAGTTCACACCGACAAACCGCTTCACACCCTGGGATGGAGAAGGATTGTGGGATTACTAGAATCAAAGAGCTGGACCACAAAAAgtgttgccaaggatgtggagaaatttgaactctcataaactgctggtgagaatgtaaactggtgcagcggctgtagaaaacaatttggcatttcctcaaaaagttaaccGTGGAATTTCAGTATGATGCAGAAATCCCACCTGTATGTTTATACCAAAGAGAATTAACAACATATGCTCACAGAGAAACTGTATATATAAATGTCCACAGAAGCATTATTAATAACAGCTGAAAATGTAGgcaactgaaatgtccatcagtgatgaagggataaacaatgtccatacaatggaatgttattcggccataaaaagaatgaagcactgGTTCACGCCACAACACAGATAACCCTTGAAAACgtgctaagtgaaagcagccagacaccAAAGACCACACAGGATTTAATTCCATTCGTATGACATTTCCAGGCGAGGCAGATGTACAgggacagaaagtggattagttgCTGCCAGGGGTTTCAGGGGCGGGGGGAAGGGAGACGGACTGCCAGTGGGCACAGAGCTGTGTCCAAGCAGTTTGTTTTCTCGGGAGCAACTGTAACTAGCATCATGCTCTTAAATTTAGTGTCTgcatgttcattgttagtgtatcgaaatgagattgattttttgtatatgctgatcttctatgtagacaatcagtTTATCTACAGATAGGAACaatattgctttttcctttccaatctgacgCTTCATCTTCTTTCCTCGCCTTGTTGCGGTGGCTGGGACTCCATCGCTCTGTTGAGTAAGAGTTGGGGAGAGCGGCCGTCCTCGCCTTGTTCCCATCATGGGGAGAAAGGCTTCAGTCTTTCGCGGTTGAGTACGACGTTAGCTCTAGGagttttgtagatgccctttatcaagttCAGGTCATTCCCCCCTGTTCCTATGtttctgagcttttcttttttgtcctgaATGGGTGTTGGACTTCGTATAAGGCTTTTTTTTCTGTGTCAGTTGATTGTCCTTCGCTTGCTACAGTAGGTTCATTGAacgattttcaaatgttgaaccagctttgcatatcttaatataaataaatcctgttgtcattttgttgttattggaAGCAAATCTAATGTCTTGCTCTGTTTTCTGCTGGATTGCACTGATGCACTTAAAGCATGAGGGAGAAGGTAAAAAAACGAAAGACTCTTCCAGATCTTTCAgggaaaggagaagcagagggagaaggaggcaggcgAGCCCGGGCGTGAGGGAGCAGCGGTGCTGTCCACAGCATTGGCTTCAGACGGCAGTCAGAGGATGTTCTGACTCTGGGCGCTCACGTCTAAGCTGCAGTCAGACGTCAGAGCAGGAACCTCCTGGGCTCAAAAGGTGGGTGGTGTGAGGACGAGAGCAGAAACGGGCTGGATCTCGCCTCCTGACTCACACATGTTGACTCTGTGGCGCTGGGCAGCTCACTTGACCAGTCTGAGCGTCTGTTTCCCATGTGAAGAACAGGGATGCTAGAGGCGCTCTctgcagagggcacagcaaggaTGAAATGAGCGGCAATGCGCTGGAACCCCCGCCCAGCACTCAGGGGGCGCCCTGTGAGCCTCGGCCTTGTCGCTTGGGCAGCCTCAGCTGCTGTCACAGCAAAGGCGGCCCCTGCATCACTTGCTTCCTTTTTGTTCACAGAAGACGCCCTGATGTCATAACGACCACGGACTGGCTGGCTCCAGTCATATGGGAAGGCACCTTCAATAGACGGGTCCTAGGAAAGCACTACAGAAATCGGAACCTCACAATGGGCTTGGCTGTCTTTGCCATCGGCAGGTAGGGACCACTagcctttgtccttttttatctTGGAAAAGTGCAATGAGCAGCTGTAGACCTTTGGTCTCCAAAGGGCTGCTCACAGTGACTGCAGCCACTGCCTCTGGCTGTCCTGTACAGCAAATGTGACAGGTCATTTCTCCTTCCACAGCTGGGTCACCAACACCCTGGGCTATCGCTTTACTAGTACGCATTTAgtgctctttctccctttccaacaGTTGTTCCAAAACTTTAAGGCTTTTCTCAGCCCCGCTCCCCCCGGCCCCCCAGTTCACGATGTCTTTCACTGACCAGTGCAGTTGAAACCATGGACCTAACCTCCCTTCCCTTACCTGTCAGGAGTTCTGTGGCATCAGCGACTCACGCGGCAGATGCCGCGTCTGATGGCGCGTGTTCTCCAGGAACGTTTGGGAAATGAGCATCTTCCTtggtgcgtgcgtgcgtgtgtttTTTGCAGGATTGCAGATCAGTACCTGGAGCGGTTCTTAGAGTCAGCGAAGAAGCACTTCATGACTGGCTATCGGGTTGTCTTCTATATCACCGTGGATGACTTAGACAAGATGCCCGACGTGGACCCGGGGCCTCTTCAGACGTTCCAAGTGTTCACTTTGCGAGAAGAGATCTGGTGGCAGGACTTCAACCTTCTGCGCATGAGGAACCTGGGCGAACACATCGTCCAGCACATCCAGGGCGAGGTCGACTTCCTCTTCAGTATGGCCACCAACCAGATCTTCCAGAGTGACGTCGGCGTGGAGACCCTGGGCGCGTCCGTCGCTCAGCTCCACGCCTGGTGGTACTTTAAAAGCACCAAGGATTTCCCTTACGAGAGGAGGCGCAGGTCAGCGGCTTACATCCCGTATGGGAAGGGGGATTTCTATTACGATAGCGCCTTCGTTGGGGGCACACCCCAGCAGGTTTTAAACCTCATCGAAGAATATCTGAAAGGGGTGCTTCAGGACAAGCAAAATGGGCTGAACAGCAGCTACGAAAACCAtctgaacaaatatttcttcctGAATAAGCCCACCAAGCTGTTGTCGCCGGAATACAACTGGGATGTGACGTTCTACCCGCCCCCGCAGGTTCAGTTCGTCAAGGTGGCCCAGCACCCCAAGAGGAGACCGTGGCCCTAACGCGCCCGACGCGCCCACAGGCCGGCCGCAGCAATTCCTTCGGACACAGGGCGTCTGAACCCTTTCCGGTTTCTACAGAGACATAAAAATTCACACTCgtccaaaagaattttttctctgtGCCGTTTTGAACCCTCCAATTTGGCCAATGCCAGATAAAGAGTAGAAGGATGGTTATTAATGTTTAATACACAGTGGTGTTAATATCTGTATATTGTAGATGACTCGGAGATAATTTTGGAGGCAAGAATTAGaacttttttaaatggagaaagactctagttcagaaaaaaacaaaatatatatctatatacaccAGAGGGCCAAGGATTAAATGGACAGGAAAATCGAAACATTCCTCAGCCCACTCCTGAAGGGTGGAGGGTGGTCCTCGGCGTATGTGCCTGCACCTGACCCCTGGGGCAGCCTCAGTCTGTCCCGTACGTGGTCGGATGTGGGTGAACTAGAGGCATTCTGCCAAATGCTTATCTTTCCTCTATTGTTACAAAGAGGGATgtcaagttcatttttttaaagctatgggcatttgatttatttgttttaaaaagatatgtccTGAGCTCTGCAGTGGAGGCAGTCCGCAGATGCAGTGAGGGGAGAAAATAGTGAAAATCAGAATCACGTCCTCAAGAAGCCTGAGGTGTAGCAGGGAGATGAGGCCGCTCACGGCCTTTCTTTTGCAAGTTCCAAAGTGCTCAGAGCACAAGGAAGACATGGGCAGCCGGGAGCGCCCTCCGCTGAGGTTCAGGAGAGGGGCCATCCCCTGCAGGAGGCTTTCTGTAGCTGTTGAGCCAGAGCTCAGGACCATTGGTTCATGACAGTGAAGGGACCCAGAGTCCGTATTGGGTGGAGGGTCTGAAGCCACAATAagactctcttctttttttttcatgaggaagattggccctgagctaccatctgttgccaatctttctcttttagcttgaggaagattggccctgagctgacatctgtgccaaccttcctctattttgcatgtggaatgctgccacagcacagcttgttGAGTGgcatgcaggtctgtgcctgagatctgaacctgtggaccgtgggcggctgaagcagagcacgcgaacctaaccactatgcaacctggccagccccaataaGGCTCTCTTCTTAACCTTCTTCTGTGGGAGTAAAAGCAGGGTTACTAAGTGTTATGGCCTGAATTGTGTGTCCTACCCCACTCCCTGATGCATATGTTGGAGTCCTGACCCCTAGGACCCCAGAATGtgtctgtatttggagacagggcctttaaagagctgattaagataaaatgaggtcagtagagtgggccctgatccaataggccTGGTGATCTTATGGgggaggagatcaggacacagacgtgcacagagggacgaccacggaggacacagggaggagacggtGTTCACACGCCCAGGACAGGGGCCTCAGGAGGAACAAGCACCTTGACCTCACCCCTTGACCCTGGATGTCCAGCCCCCAGAGCTGCGGGAAGTAAACTTCTGCGGTTTCCACCGCCCGCCTGCCATACTCCGTCTTGGCAGCCCCGGCAACCAAGGCAGGACGCAGCCCCAAGTCACGGCCGTTCACACGCTAACACAGTGAGGAGTGTTGACAAGCACTTCACGGGACAGAACGGACAGAGCAGCTCAATCAAAACAATCTATGCTTGTTTCCAAACAGATAAGACAGGCACGGCACTAGCCACAGGCCCTGCGTCTGCAGCTGCTGGTCTCAGTTATCTCGGGTCAGCCCCGGGGAGTGGGAGCGAGCAGCGCTCAGGCGCTGAGCTCAGACGGACAGGCACGACTTTTCCTGCCAATCGTGGACACGCCTGGGAGACGGACTGAGAGGGTCCTAAGATTCTGCTTTAAAAAAGCCGTGGGATCAACGTGAAAGCACTGTAAACTCCTGGCTTTCTGCAGGAGGAAAACAGGTCAACTCATTCACGTCTGGAGGTCACAGGTCCAAGAACAAGCCTATTTAAAAGGcctgtgggggccggccctggcGACCTCGTGGTTGAgttcggcgtgctccactttggcggcccgggtttggatcctgggcatggacctagcgcTACTCAtccgtcagcagccatgctgtggcagcggctcacatacaaaatagatgaggattggcacagatgttagctcagggccaatcctcctcaaaaataaataaacaaaataaaagggcTGTGAAACTGGGTGACCCCAGAATGGCCCATCCCATTTCCACTCTCCTCACAAGAGCATGCTCCCCACTTGGTGGGCGCTAATGGacgtttaaaatttttttcattttgtcaatttgATAAGCAAAAATGGTATCTCTTTTCCTTGTATTACTTATGAAATGGAATCTTCTTTTGACCTATATTGGCCCATGACTGGTGTGTGTGCGGATGACCGGTCTGCATCTCTTGCTCGTGGTTCTGACACAGTGTCCTTCTGTCCTCAGATGAGCTGTGATGTAAATAGACCCACGGATGTGATGTGCGCCCTTGGTCACCATTGTTGAAAGCATTAATTTCAGGTTgtcctttgtattttcattttgttggtgatGTTTTTGATGGACCGAAGTCCAAGGTTTTCACAATTACCGTCTTCTCCCTCGATATCTACATCTGTGGTGTTGACATCCCCATGTTATAGATATTATAGAACTTTCAAGCTTTCTTTTTACTCAGAATTAATCAGGAATGAATTCTAAGATAATGTGCAGAGTTAGAGATctaaccttatttttttcctccaaatatcTTGGCCATTTCCTCCAATACGATTTATGGAATAAACAATACTTTGTAAGATGGATTATCTGTGTAATCTATGAAGTTGTTATACTTCCTGTGTTCATTTCTTGACTTTATATCCGGTTTCACTGACCTTTCTTTCTGTCCCTGAGCCAATGCCACACAATTTTAACCCCTGTACTTTCATATCAGTTATGGTGAAATGGTAGACCGATTTGCGTTACTCTTCTCTCTAAAAGATTTCaaagtttttattctttcctgtgGATTTTAGACTCCAGTTTGCACTTGGGAGAAAACATCCCGTTGGAATATTGATTGCTTGTTTGAAATGTATAGGTTAATTTGAAGATTATTAGGTATCGACAGTGTGATGATTCTGCAGGGATCTCACATGTTTATTATTCAAGCCAGTTTTCAGGGTCGCAGAGTAAGGAGATGTGCTTAAGTCTCTCCATGCGAATTCCGCAGCTGCTCGCTGACTGCAGGAGTGTGTGCTTTGTGGTCATAATTGTCCGCTATGTTTTTCTGATTGGGTTTGCTGGCTCCCAGGAAAGCTTTTGCGCTCTAAGCACCTGCTCACCCCCAGCTTGTGCGTGCGCTGCAGGTGGAAGCCACGCAGGTGGCCAATCGGTTCGCTCCATCATGCTGGCCTCGCATGGCTGGCCATGGCAGCAGTGGAAGTCGCCTCGCTGAGGTGTGGGCTCCCGGGGGCCTTGCCCTTGCTGAGGACGATTCTGGGCAGGACCTGGTCACACCTGTCTCTGGCATTTCCAGACGATAAGTATCAAGGCCCCAACCCAGTTTCCTAAGAGCCTGTCCTGCTGGTGGGTGGCCGCCTGGGCAGCTGTTGGTAACTTccacccaggccccagccccacctcGGCTCTGAGCAGAGGGCGGTGACCCGTCACAGCTCACCTGCTGGGCAGGTACACGGGCCTGTGCTCGCCTGGCTCTTCTGGAGGCATGGGCTGGCGCTACGGCCACTCAGGGCCCCTCTGACCTGGGCAGGGACGTGCTGTGCTGGCTCACGGAGCCCAGAGCACCTCTCTGGAGCCGCCCCAGAGCAGGATGCAGGTGAAGGCAGGTCAGAGGAGTGCCAGCCCGGCCCCTCACAGCCGTCCCTGAAGGACACAGAGGGTGACTCCATCTGCTGGACTGTAACGCTGTGCTGACTGCTGCTGGTAGCTTGGGGGACCACCCGTCCCCTCCTCGCCATCCAGGGTGTGCTCAAGCCCGTGGGCCAGGCTAGGAGAGGCTGGGAatggggcacagagaggcaggGTCCGGGCCCAGGCTGGAGGGGCTTCTTCGGGTGGCAGAGGAGATCAGAATGCCCCTGGGCAAGCTGTGGGGAAGGCTGGGAGAGGGCGGCGAGGGCAGCAGGGCGGGaagggaggcagcaggaagacGCAGGGGCTGGGCCCACCTAGGCTTCAGGTGGGGGGCACTGGGCTGTGGAGGGAAGAGAACAGGGAGGGGATCTGAAGACAATCAAGCAATCGGTCAGTCAGTCACACAGCATGCAACCGTCATCTCTCCCTGGGGTCACGTTGCCCTCTGCCATCCAGCACCCCGATGACAGCTCACATCCTGCCATGGCCCTCGTGCCCTCATGATGACCCTCAAGACCCACAAGACCCTGCCTACCCCTCGGCTCTCCCAGCCCGCTTGGCTCCCTCCTCTGAAGCACTTGTCTCTAGCAAATTGACTGAACTACAATGTCCCATGTAAGGTGCACGCGGGCTGGAGAATGTCTTGGTCCACATGCATTCCAATCCCGGAGCTGGGCCTGGCCCATGTGcttgttgactgactgaatgatGCACGGGGGAGGGGAACAGGGGAGAGGCCAGtgcctcccagctcctcctcctgacTGTGACCTTGGCGTTGtttctgaacctctctgagcctcagtgtccaccTCCATGACATAGAGACGACCACTGTGCCCACGTCACCACATTACAGAGGCTTCAAGAGACCTGGCGGGGCGGCACCCAGCATAGGCCTGACCATATCAGGCCCCTGTGGAGGCTGGCTACGGTTTCAATTGCTCTGGTCTTGTGGTTGTTATTGTTTGCGGGGGCTCCAGGCTGGAAAGCGAGGCTCCAGACCCCGGCCTGGCCCGCCTGGGCGCCAGGAGAAATGCCAAGGGCAGCGCTTACCATCGAGGTTGAGGACAGGGGCTTTTTGCAGCTGGAATTCTGCGACATACTCGAGGTATTTCCCCAGCCATGCGGGGTCCCCGACCATTCTTCTGGCTGAAATCAGAGGGGCTGGTGGCGAGGGGCTGAGAGCTCCGAGGCTCTGACTTTCCTCCCAGCTCCTTGCCAGCCCCGAGGCCCTCTGCCCGGTTGCTGCAGTGGCCGCAGCTCCCGTCCCCTGGCGGCATCGTCTCCTCTGAAAGCGGGTCAGCTCTTGGCAGAGCAGGCACAGCGCTCCTCCAAGGGGGGGATCAGGCCCTATCCCCACGGGTGAGGACCCCCAGAGAGCCCTCACTTCACACGCAGCTGCCTGCTGCCCAAGTGACCAGGCCCCCCCAACCCGATGACCTCAGCTGCCTGGGCCCCTGGTGTGTGGCCCGCACCCTGGGGCTCTGGCTCTGTCGGTCCCCATCTCCGGGATACGCCTggcccctccctcacctctgTCCAGCCTTCAGGACTGTGTGGCCCACCAAGGCCACCCTGGTCCCTGGGACACTTCCACTTTCTGAAGCCCTAAGCCGCATTGGCCCTCCCCCCATGAAGCGGATGAGGGAGGGGCTTTTCCATCTGTCCACCCAGAGTCCAGGCTCCCAGGACAGGCCCAGCATGTGGCAGGCAGGAGATGGGTCAAGCGTGTGATGCCCCacctgaggggagggggaaggaagtaCTGCACCCTCAGAGCAGAGGTCACTGACCCCCAGCCTTGGACAGACGTGGGGTGTGGCCAGCACTGGGGACAGCCCCTACCTACCCAGCAGCGCCCACAGGCTGGTGGTCTCGTCGTCGTCCTCGAAGCGGACGTAAAGAATGAGGTTGCTGTAGTCGGTGCTGACGAAGCGGACGTGCATGCTGCCGCCTCCCTCAACTGTGGGAGACCACAGGCTGGTGACAGGTGacgcccctctcccccagccctcgGGCCTCGAGTGTCCCAATCCCCCGACCCTCATACCCCCGCGCTGGGCCCAGGCGAGAGGGCTGGGCTACTCACAGGAGCCTTGGTACTGGCCTTGGAGCCCAGTTGGATGGATGGTGACGTTTACGCCTTTGCACACCCCCTCTCCTctgggaaaagggaaaggagCTGACACGTGCACTTCTgtcccctgcctcctggccccCATGAGGTGCTGGCTCAGGCCCCAGGGGGACATTGGAGGCGTCCCCAGCTGAGGTCCTCGGTGTCCACTCAAGGCTCTTGGATCCCTGGGCTCGACAGGGCCACCCAGCTCAGGGGCGGAGGGCAGACCCATGGGGATCCGGGATGTggccagaggggctggagggcaggagcGAGGAACCGGGCTGCCTTGTTTCTGGGATGGAGCCAAACTTCCCGGAAGGGGTTGGGGCCCGTGCTTGGCTCGGAGTTTCAGGGCTTGGGTGGGGGCCAGGTCATCTGGGCGCTCTACACAAACCAAGCCTTTTGGTCCCTTGCCCTGGGGTCCTCAGTTTCTCATGGGGGTGGGGATGGCGCTGTGTGCTGACAGACCCTGGGACCACACAGGCCACTGCAGTGGTGTCTGTGGCCGGACATCAGAAAGGCCGTGGCTGGAACCCTCTTCCATGTCCAGCACAGACTGTCCTGAGTGTCACTGAGCTCAGCACAGCTTGTCACACTGCAGATTTTCCTAACCAACCACCAGGGCTGGAAGCACAGCCCCACCCAGGCCTCTCCAGCTTCCAAGGCAGGGAGGGCACGCCCCAAGGCCCCAGCTGTGTGCCTCTCCTGCTGGCCCCTCGCTGTCAAGCTCTGGGGCCTCCGGAGTTAGCCTTCAGCCCTGTCAGGCAGGGTCTCGAGCCCCAGCTCAGGGCCGTGTGTCCCTCTGGCTCTAACCACTGGTCACTGTCCCTTGGGAGGCCTCTGAATACGAGGACCCTGTGAGGAGCTGCAGGGCCACGCTTACGTCCAGAATAAGATGAGCTCCAGGTCCCCGTCCCGGCTGCGGATGGAATGGAGAGCGAGCCTCAAGGGGTCGTCTGGGGACACCAGGTGTGCGTGGCTGGAGGCCAGCTGGACGGTCAGCCAGCGTCCCTCCACCTGCAGGAGTGCAGGGCAGGGTGGGTGAGGGTCCCGGCTGTGTGGCACCCGGAGCCTCCAGTCTTGGCTCTCAGGCCCCAGTGCCAGTGTTGAGTGCTGCTGGGGGAGGTCACAGGCCACCAGGGTGTCCCGGCGAGTGCCCGTGGGCCCCGGGCCGGGGGACAAGTGGACCACTTCCTTCTTGTAAATATTCTTCCCTCTCTCCGACTGCCGTCATCtacccctccttccttctgcacCTCCTGTGTCTCGTCCAAGCGTGGCCCTTAGTGGGTTCTCTGTGCCCTGCCAGTCCAGGGAGGGTGAGGGGCACCCTGGAATAGCCCCCGAGTCCTGGAGCTGCTCTTGCTGCCCCCGCCCAGCACCATCCACGCTCCCCAGTGATGGGTGATGGGCAGGTGGGGTGGGACAGGGCAGGAGTGACCTGGCCCCTCCTTGCCCCCGGGACTGTCCCCTTCCTATCGTAGTGGTGGCAACCCTGCCAGTGCTCAGCCAGGTGCCCAAGGACCCCTCTTCCAGCCTGGGCCCCACCGTCAGGGTCTGGGCGCTTTGCCTCGACTGCTGTGAACTGTACTGCTGCTGCTCCCGGGAAGCTAACCCCCTCCCCCGGCAGCCCAGGGCCAGGGCGGGCTGTGCAGGAGCCCGAGCACCAGCTGACCCTCCAGGGAGGCTGCACCTAAGCCTGAAACTCCCTCGCCCCtcacccagcctctctcccttcatgtcctgccccctgctcctgcctgcctggcccCGGAGCACCGCCCCTGCGACACTTGCCCCATGCCCTCGTCCCGTGGCTGAGTCCGGTAACGGACCCACGCGGCTACCTTCTGGGCATCGAAGGCTGGCTGCACTGGCACTTCTTCTAGAGTCTCCTGGGCACTGGCCAGGCCCAGGACGAGggtcagcagcagcagtggccttTTCTCCAGGGCCGTGACTGCAGgggcccagagggaggagaggcgGGGTAGCTGGTGCCCCTTTGTCATGTGTGTCCTCCGGTGGCCACTCATGCGAACGGCTGCCCCGGCCAGCCCAGCTGTCCCACCAGGACTCCCTGAAAGTTCTGGAGTCTTTCCCGCAGATTCCACGCAGCCTCCTTGCCGCCCTGCCCTGTGTCTGAAGGAGTGAGGGCGTCGGTGGCCCGGGGCTGATGCTGTCAGGGCAGCTCCACCACTTTGCACACACTGCGCCTGTCCTGCAGCCGTgggaggtggcaggaggaggGACACAAAGGCCACAGTCTGCTCATCCCACAGggctcagctccctcctccctggcgtccgtccatccatctgcGGAGCCAGAAAGGCAAGGACCACCACTCCCGTCCCTGTCCCTTCTGCTGTCTTCGGGGTGTGGAGGAAGTGAAGGCTGGGACGCCCTCAGCACGGGCTCGGCACACAGTGGGAAACCAGCCCCGGGGGGTTGTTTGTGAGCATCTCTCACACCCAGCCCCCCAACTCCGTGGGCACCTGGACCAGGTTGCAGTGTCTGTCTCTGTCCCCCCGCCCTCTGCCTGAGGGCCAACAAGTGCATGATCCTCTGCCCAGGGCGCAGACAGAGCCTGGAGCAGACACAGAGCCTGTTTACAGcatggtgggggcggggggagggcaggACAGTCacgagggggcagggagggcaggacagtcacgggggagcagggagggcaggacagtcacgggggagcagggagggcaggacAGTCACAGggggcctggagggcaggacAGCACGGGGGGGGCAGGGAGGTCAGGACAGTCacgggggggcagggagggcaggacagTCACGGGGGGGCAGGGAGGTCAGGACAGTCACGGGGGGGCAGGGAGGTCAGGACAGTCACGGGGGGGCAGGGAGGTCAGGACAGTCACGGGGGGGCAGGGAGGTCAGGACAGTCACGggggggctggagggcaggacAGTCacaggggggcagggagggcaggacagCCACAGGGGGCTGGGAGGTCAGGACAGTCACGggggggctggagggcaggacAGTCacgggggggcagggagggcaggacagTCACGGGGGGTCTGGAGGTCAGGACAGCCACAGTTGGGCAGGGAGGTCAGGATGCATTCAGAGGCGGGCACATGGGGACAGGACACTGACCCTGGGTGGCACTTCTGAGGATCTGGGGAAGCAGCCCAGCAGTGACCGTCCCTCCTGTGCGGGGAGCGCTTGGCTCTGGGGCAGGGGTCCTAGGCTGTTCCCTGTGTCTGGCCCCTCCTCCTGgggtcctgcccctcccctgcactCTCCTCGTCTCCTGGTACCCCAGGCCCGCACACCCACGGGACGGGCAGGCGGCCCAGCTTTTGGCCCTGGAGCCTCATGGGGCCGGTGCTCTGAGTCCCCACAAGGCGACGGTCCTGAGGGTCACAGCCCCTggaccctgctccttggctgccctcctgggtgtggaccctcCTGTCCGTCTCGTTCACGGCGTGGAATTCTTTCATGCATTTTCCATTTCACCTGGAAGGAAGGCAGCCTCCTAATGAGGTGGGCCCACGGGAACCAGGCCCCATCTGGGTCACACAGTGGGGAGAACCAGTCGGCCTGGGTTCGCCCAGTGCAGCTGCGGGACCCTGTCCTGCCCAGCTCTAGAGGAGCAGCAGGCGCCTGGAGGTCCTGCACCCCCGGGCTGTGCGGGGAGCCCCATGAGCAGCAGGAAAGCAAGGGGAGGGGGTTGGGACGTTGGCCCCGGGCTCCTTGAGGACACGGCTGGGCTGAGCCAGAGACAGGTGGAGATCCGGGCAGGGATGTGCGCATGTGCGAACCAGCAGGTATGGGCCCAttgctgtgtct
Above is a genomic segment from Equus przewalskii isolate Varuska chromosome 26, EquPr2, whole genome shotgun sequence containing:
- the LOC103540797 gene encoding beta-lactoglobulin isoform X3: MSGHRRTHMTKGHQLPRLSSLWAPAVTALEKRPLLLLTLVLGLASAQETLEEVPVQPAFDAQKVEGRWLTVQLASSHAHLVSPDDPLRLALHSIRSRDGDLELILFWTGEGVCKGVNVTIHPTGLQGQYQGSFEGGGSMHVRFVSTDYSNLILYVRFEDDDETTSLWALLARRMVGDPAWLGKYLEYVAEFQLQKAPVLNLDGKRCPWHFSWRPGGPGRGLEPRFPAWSPRKQ
- the GLT6D1 gene encoding putative glycosyltransferase 6 domain-containing protein 1 isoform X3; protein product: MQLGAMVKENLWWQLENAARQPSGTWSVRGSCGLLLPGYHHSSRDPCPTGVRLLTVRGSWKSFRERRSRGRRRQASPGVREQRCCPQHWLQTAVRGCSDSGRSRLSCSQTSEQEPPGLKRRRPDVITTTDWLAPVIWEGTFNRRVLGKHYRNRNLTMGLAVFAIGRIADQYLERFLESAKKHFMTGYRVVFYITVDDLDKMPDVDPGPLQTFQVFTLREEIWWQDFNLLRMRNLGEHIVQHIQGEVDFLFSMATNQIFQSDVGVETLGASVAQLHAWWYFKSTKDFPYERRRRSAAYIPYGKGDFYYDSAFVGGTPQQVLNLIEEYLKGVLQDKQNGLNSSYENHLNKYFFLNKPTKLLSPEYNWDVTFYPPPQVQFVKVAQHPKRRPWP
- the GLT6D1 gene encoding putative glycosyltransferase 6 domain-containing protein 1 isoform X2, which codes for MNFQRKKMLLMISCVLSLMVVERYSRNQGEELQLSDWFRPRRRPDVITTTDWLAPVIWEGTFNRRVLGKHYRNRNLTMGLAVFAIGRIADQYLERFLESAKKHFMTGYRVVFYITVDDLDKMPDVDPGPLQTFQVFTLREEIWWQDFNLLRMRNLGEHIVQHIQGEVDFLFSMATNQIFQSDVGVETLGASVAQLHAWWYFKSTKDFPYERRRRSAAYIPYGKGDFYYDSAFVGGTPQQVLNLIEEYLKGVLQDKQNGLNSSYENHLNKYFFLNKPTKLLSPEYNWDVTFYPPPQVQFVKVAQHPKRRPWP
- the LOC103540797 gene encoding beta-lactoglobulin isoform X2 encodes the protein MSGHRRTHMTKGHQLPRLSSLWAPAVTALEKRPLLLLTLVLGLASAQETLEEVPVQPAFDAQKVEGRWLTVQLASSHAHLVSPDDPLRLALHSIRSRDGDLELILFWTGEGVCKGVNVTIHPTGLQGQYQGSFEGGGSMHVRFVSTDYSNLILYVRFEDDDETTSLWALLARRMVGDPAWLGKYLEYVAEFQLQKAPVLNLDAQCPPPEA
- the GLT6D1 gene encoding putative glycosyltransferase 6 domain-containing protein 1 isoform X1; protein product: MNFQRKKMLLMISCVLSLMVVERYSRNQGEELQLSDWFRPRSFRERRSRGRRRQASPGVREQRCCPQHWLQTAVRGCSDSGRSRLSCSQTSEQEPPGLKRRRPDVITTTDWLAPVIWEGTFNRRVLGKHYRNRNLTMGLAVFAIGRIADQYLERFLESAKKHFMTGYRVVFYITVDDLDKMPDVDPGPLQTFQVFTLREEIWWQDFNLLRMRNLGEHIVQHIQGEVDFLFSMATNQIFQSDVGVETLGASVAQLHAWWYFKSTKDFPYERRRRSAAYIPYGKGDFYYDSAFVGGTPQQVLNLIEEYLKGVLQDKQNGLNSSYENHLNKYFFLNKPTKLLSPEYNWDVTFYPPPQVQFVKVAQHPKRRPWP
- the LOC103540797 gene encoding beta-lactoglobulin isoform X1; the encoded protein is MSGHRRTHMTKGHQLPRLSSLWAPAVTALEKRPLLLLTLVLGLASAQETLEEVPVQPAFDAQKVEGRWLTVQLASSHAHLVSPDDPLRLALHSIRSRDGDLELILFWTGEGVCKGVNVTIHPTGLQGQYQGSFEGGGSMHVRFVSTDYSNLILYVRFEDDDETTSLWALLARRMVGDPAWLGKYLEYVAEFQLQKAPVLNLDGCEAVCRCELDVQFRDHW